One genomic region from Haloterrigena gelatinilytica encodes:
- a CDS encoding winged helix-turn-helix domain-containing protein: protein MEFDKLVHQPTRLRIFAHLYANGEASFTALTEELEITEGNLASHIERMEDADCVAVDKEFVDRKPRTTYRLTERGEELFEDHIDTLEALIDGLEADDS, encoded by the coding sequence ATGGAATTCGACAAACTCGTCCACCAACCGACCCGCCTGCGCATCTTCGCCCACCTCTACGCCAACGGCGAGGCGAGTTTCACGGCGCTGACCGAGGAACTCGAGATCACCGAGGGGAACCTCGCCAGCCACATCGAGCGGATGGAGGACGCCGACTGCGTCGCCGTCGACAAGGAGTTCGTCGACCGCAAACCGCGGACCACCTACCGGCTCACCGAGCGCGGCGAGGAACTCTTCGAGGACCACATCGACACCCTCGAGGCGCTGATCGACGGCCTCGAGGCCGACGATTCGTAG